The DNA window CGAACTCCTTGGCCTTGTCGTAGCGCTGATCGTGCGGCGGAAGCTTGTCGAGACCGAAGTTGCGCGCGGCATAGTCGTTGGCGCTGGTGACCACGTTCCAGGCGGCGCGCCCGTGGGAGATATGGTCGAGAGAGGCGAATTGACGAGCCAGGTTGTAGGGCTCGAAGAAACTGGTCGACGCGGTCGCGCCCAGGCCGATGTGCTTGGTCGCTCCAGCGAGCGCCGCGAGCAGGGTGATCGGCTCGAGTACGTTCATGAACATCGGGAAGCGGCTCCACGCATAGAGGTTCTCCGTGCGCGCCGCCGGCGTATCGGCGATGAAGAAGATGTCGAAGCGGCCGCGCTCGGCGAGCTGCGCCAGGCGACGGAAGTGCTCGATATCGGTCGAGGCGTCGTCCTGGGTATCGGTTTGCAGCCATGAAGCGGGGTGGGCGCCGGTGCCCTGGACCAGGGCTGCCAGCGCCATGTGTTTCTGGACGGTCATGCTCGTCTCCCTAGCAGTGAATCGAACCGGTGTGTGGCGTTTTCACGCCGCATGGCGCGGGCCTCAGCCCAGCAGCAGCCACTCCTGGAATCGCTCGGCCATGGCGTCGTAGTTCTCCCCCCACCAGGCGGAGTCGAGCTCGCCCAGGCGTTGGAAGTTCTCCTTCGCCGTAGGCATTACCGCCGCGTGTTCCGGCGAGATATGCTCGAACGCCCTGGTATTGCTCGGCCCATTCTTGGACAGCGAGGCGTAGATGGCCTGCTGCTCGGGGCGCATGCAAAAGCGCACGAACTCTCGGGCAAGATCGGCGCGCGGCGTGCCCGCGGGTATCGACCAGCCATCCACCGAGTAGAGGCCGTCCCAGACGATCTTCACCGGTGCGCCGGAGGCGATCGCAGTCGATGCGCGGCTGGTCCAGGTGTCGGACAGGTCGACCTCGCCGTTCTGCAGGGTCTGGGTATTTTGCGCACCGCTCCCCCACCAGACGGCGACATCCGGGCGAATCTCGTCGAGCTTGGCGAAGGCCCGGTCGACATCGAGCGGGTAGAGCGCTTTGGGTGAGACCCCATCGGCGATCAAAGCCATCTCGAGTACCCCCCAGGGACTCTTGTACAGCCCGCGGCGACCCGGGAACGCTGCACTGTCCCAGTAGTCGCGCCAGCCGGTCGGCGGGTGCTCGCTCATGGTGTCGGTTCGATAGGCCATGACGATGCCGAACACTGAGAAGCCCATCCAGTCGTCGGTCAGCATGCCCGGCAGCAGGTCGGCGGCTTCTTCCGCGGGAACGTTCAGCGGCTCGAGGTAGTTGTCGGGGGTGGTCAGGCGAACCACGTGATCCTGG is part of the Halotalea alkalilenta genome and encodes:
- a CDS encoding ABC transporter substrate-binding protein; the protein is MSAIKGISRRSVLKGASAAAAGLAMPMVWTGNRAFGAERITVSDVGGAVGDAIKQAFYLPFEQETGIQVVGVAHDPDPVTQFKLLVDAKSYIWDVAMVTQDHVVRLTTPDNYLEPLNVPAEEAADLLPGMLTDDWMGFSVFGIVMAYRTDTMSEHPPTGWRDYWDSAAFPGRRGLYKSPWGVLEMALIADGVSPKALYPLDVDRAFAKLDEIRPDVAVWWGSGAQNTQTLQNGEVDLSDTWTSRASTAIASGAPVKIVWDGLYSVDGWSIPAGTPRADLAREFVRFCMRPEQQAIYASLSKNGPSNTRAFEHISPEHAAVMPTAKENFQRLGELDSAWWGENYDAMAERFQEWLLLG